GGCGGTGTAGATTCTGCGGTGGTGGCAGCTTTATGCAAAAAAGCATTTCCTGATTACTGCCTTGGTGTGATCATGCCATGCCAATCAAATCCTGCGGATCGCGAGGATGCCTATTTGATTGCAGAGACCCTTGGGATGGAAGTGATCGAGATTGATCTCGGGGAAGCGCATGCAGCCATTTATGACCAGATGAAGACCGCTTTAAAAGCTAATCAGACGCCTCTGAATATTCAGCAAGCAGGACAAGGGAACCTTAAAGCACGGCTCCGTATGTCTACGCTGTATACGGTAGCCAATATCAGGGAGTATCTGGTTGTCGGGACAGACAATGCCCCTGAGAGCTATACCGGATATTTTACGAAATATGGGGATGGCGGCGTGGACCTCCTGCCGATCAGCTCACTTACCAAGACGGAAGTAAGAGCCTGGGCAAGGGCACTGGGCCTGCCGGAAAAAATAGCTTCCAGAACACCGACTGCTGGTCTTTGGCAGGGACAGACCGATGAGGGAGAGATGGGTTTTTCCTATGATCTTATCGATAAATATCTTTTGGGAGAAAAGATTCCTGACGATGTTGTCGCCAAAATCGAAAGACTGCATAAAATGAGTGAGCATAAACGGCAATTGCCCCCAACCATCGAATTAGAAAAACCGGAGAGGTTGGATTAGATGAAACTACGGATCGGATTAGATATAGACGGCGTCGTCGCGGACAGTTTTCCTGTGTTCACAGAAGAACTCAACAGGCAATACGGCAAAAATATTATGGAAATTGACAATGATGATATGTCGAAAATCTACGACGTTGACTGGAATGAACTTGACACCTTTTTTGACAAAAATATGGAAGTTCTCTTCTCAACACCGGAGCCGGTCAAAGGGTCAGTCGAGAGCATCGTTTCCTTAACAGAAGCAGGGCATGAAATCATTTATGTGACAGCCAGAAAGCCGGGAGCTGAGGAACTAATCACAAAAAAATGGCTTGAAGAAAAACAAATCCCCCCGGGTGAAAAGATATTCACAGGGGGGCTTAGCAAGACCATTGCGGTCAAGGAACACGGTATTGATGTGTTCGTCGATGACTTTATTTCCAATTCAGTGGAGATCGTTTCCATGGGCATTCCGGTGCTACTGATGGATGCGCCTTATAACCGCGGAAATCTTCCGGAAGGTGTCATCCGCTGTTATGACTGGAATGACGTTGTATGTCATATTGAGCAATTCAGCAGGAACGGTATTCGCCGGTGAAGAATATTTTTTTACTTAACGCGCGTGCCATATCTATGCAAGTTTACGAATAATAAGATCAAATCTTGAAGAACAGGTATTCCTCGTAAGTGAGATGCTGTTCATAGAGTTTCGTGGCCAGGTCTTGTCCGATATAGCGAAGATGCCAAGGTTCGTAGGTATATTCCGTCAGGTATTCTTTGCCCTTCGGGTAGCGGATGATAAAACCGAAACGATGAGCGTTATCTTTCAGCCAGACATATTCGTCCGTATCTCCAAATGTCTCTTCCAGACCGAAGTTAACGCTCTGGCAGGATACATCCATTGCCAGGCCGGTTTGGTGTTCACTTTCACCGGGTCTCGCACTGATTTGGTTGGCTTTTTCCTCGGTTCCGTACCGCCGGGTAAAACTCGCAAATAAATCCTGCTGCGTTTGATAGGAGCGGTAGCCTGATACACCATAAAGTATTACACCATTTTCTTTCGCAGCAGAAAATAATTCCTCGAGCTTCGCAGCAGCTTCCTGACGCAGCATTCTTTTCTCAGCTTTTTCCTCAAAAGTAAAAGAAATGTTGACTTCAACCAGATCCGGTGGAACATAATCGGAGGGAAGCTGATTTTGTTTATTCACTAAAACAGCGATGCTGGCAACATCGTGATAATTTATCGCCTCCTTACTCGCAGCGCCGATTCTTAGCATAAAGGTATCAATCGGAACGTTTTCTGCGGATGTTTGCGAACCCTGAGAATCAGGGGAAGCATCAGGAATGCTCATTTGAATACAACCGCTTATGAAAAAAATCCCAAATAGAATGACAAGCAAAGAAAAAATCAACTTATTTTTCATCGGTTTCTCCTGTATGAATCATTGAAGTTACTCAGCGGTCAGGAAACAGCGCTCAAGAGACCAAGTTTTGCCCTACTTTGTAAATATCACCCGCTCCGAGCGTAATAACGAGATCGCCTTCTTCCAGGGTTTGGTCAAGATAAGAACTGATTTCGTCAAGCGTTGGAAAATAACGGGTGGTAATTCCTTTTTCTTTCATCAAGTCGGCAAGTTTTGCTGAAGAGATCGGGTTGACTCCGGCTTTTTTTTCGCGCGCCGAGGAAAAAATTTCTGCCAGCAAAACCTCATCGGCATCCTGAAAGGCCTGAGAAAACTCATAAAAAAGTTTTTCAGTCCGGCTGAAGGTATGAGGCTGAAATACTGCCCGGATTCTTCTGTCGGGGTAGGAAAGCCTTGCTCCGTCCAGGGTCGTTTGGATTTCTGTCGGGTGATGGGCATAATCGTCAACAATAACTGCCCCGTGTTTTGTGCCAAGACGTTCGAATCTTCTTTTGGTACCATTAAAGCCGCTCAGCGCCTGAAGCACGGTATCCAACGATATTCCGAGCCGAGAAGTCAGGGCTATGGCAGCTAGGGCATCCAGAATGTTATGTTTTCCTGAAACAGTCAAATGCAGCTTACCTATATTTTTTTTATTCATCATCACATCGAAACAGCTTCCGTCATTATCGAAAACAACGTTTGCAGCGCTGACATCAGCATCGGCCGAGAAACCAAAAGTTGTAACCGTTGCTCTGGTCTTAATCCTATCTATATTCGGATCGTCATGCCAGATAATCAGATTACCCTCAGCAGGCAGCTTGCAGGCGAGTTCGGAAAAAGCGCAGACCACATCATCCAAATCCTTAAAATAATCGGGATGATCCAGTTCCATATTGGTAATAATCAGGTGCTCGGGAGAGTAATTTAAGAAGTGCCTCCGGTATTCGCAGGATTCGGCTAAAAAGAGTTCTCCCTGACCGGCATGGGCGTTGCCGCCAATACAGGGCACGTCGCTGCCTACGACAATCGTAGGGTCCAAACCTGCATCAAGCAGGATTTTTCCAGCCATGGCAGTTGTCGTAGTCTTGCCGTGAGTCCCAGTTACACAGACTCCTTTTTTCTTGGACATCAGTTTGCTCAGAAATTGAGGGTAAGTCAGTACCGGTATGTTAAGCTCTTTGGCCCGGCTAATCTCAGGGTGACTGTCGCAGTAAGCGGCAGAGGTGACAACCAAATCAGCGCCGACAACATTCTCTGGGTCAAAGTTCAGGACCTCAATGCCTGCCTTCTCTAATACAACGTCTGTAAAAAATCTTTGCGGCACATCGGATCCGGTAATCACGGCATCTTCTATCAACGGTGTAATCTGGGCAAGGGCGCTCATCCCGGTTCCTTTTATGCCAACAAAATGAATATGTAATTGCAATGTGCATCTTTCCTTCCGGTATTCTATTCCTATTACATTATACCCAAATATCTTGAAAAAGGTATCTGTCAATACGTAAATCAAAGATATTCTTCCTGAAAACAGTTAACATGAGAATTAGAGCTGTTCAGCCTTCCAACAATGCCATTAACCTCAAATCGGTAGGGAAAAGCCGCATTTAATATTATAATACAAATACGACTAAAATATAAGATTTATACGCATTTTACAGCTTAGTCTATAACTGCAATGTTTTGTCACAAGAAGGGAGGAAAAACGCAATGTCCGGATATGCAGCACTACCTGACTTTGAAATCTTAAATGGCCGGGAGCTTGACGGTCTTATCGTTAATGATAAATTTGTAAGTTATTACCAAGTAGAGTCTGCTCTTTATAATTATCCCAAAGTGTTCGAAGCAGGTGTCATCGTTAACAGCCAGGATGGTGAAAGCGTGATCCTCAAAGTATATCTTGCGCTCGAAGATTCTTTTTCGGCGAAGGAAGAAAGAGAACAATACTGCTCGGCGGTAGAACAGTACATCAGAAACAGTTTTTCATTTAAAATGCCCATCCGGGTTTTAATTCGTGAAAAACTACCAATGACCAGATCTGGGAAAATCCTACGCTCTGTTCTTCGCGATTATTAAGATAAAATATTTATAATTGAACCAAATTTAAACCAAAAAAAGACCTTCTTATAAATTGAAGGTCAAAAAATGAGACTAAATGAGTAAAACGAAGACAATATAATAATAATCATAAAATACACAAAAATCAATAAATAATATAACCAGATTATCCATCTTAAACCATAATACCGACGAAATTGTGGTTTGATTTATAACTGGAAAAAATTAATATTTTGATTTAAATAAAACAATCGAGAATCAACAAATCAAAATCAACCTGCGAATATTATTGTCTGAAGCTGCAAAAGATAGTATTGGGAAAAGGGAAATACCGTAAGGTAAATAACCTTTTTCGAAGGCTATCCGCCCTGTAGCGGAAACAGATACCCGGTCAGTTAAGCTACCGGGTATCTTCATGATCACCATGTACGGCCTAATGCCGCAGTGTCATGGATAACAAGGAGCACAAACTTTATGCCTGATTATTATTGACGTGGATTTTACCGCGGGAGAAAGAGAAGAAAATACCAACAGCACAAAGGCAGGCTGAGATCAGAAAAGCAAGGCGAATACTCTGTATAAATTGCGGATAGTTTTCAGGGGTAATCTGGTTTTTGCCGACAAATATGGAAATCAGCAGCGTAGCTGTAGCCATACTCAGCATCTGACCGAGAACCCTCATCACAGATACTGAGGCGGAGGCAATCCCGTAATAATGCTTATCTACGGAACTCATGACTGCATTGGTATTGGGAGAAGAGAATAAGGCAAATCCAATACCCAGCACCATCAAAGCAGCGATGATCAGGAACAGAGAAGTATGCGGGCCGATAAAGGAAAGAAGAAACAAGCCTGCGGCTGTTCCAGCCATGCCCAAAGAGGCAATATTGGCAGGTTCTTTTTTATCGGAAATACGTCCGGCCAAAGGGGAAATTAAAGACTGGATAATAGGTTGGATGATCAGGATGATTCCGGCATGTTCTGAAGACATACCCTGGACGTACTGCAGATATAGACTCAGAAGAAAAGTTACGGAGTACGATCCAGCATAATTGATCAATGCTGCGACGTTGGAAAAAGCAAAAACCCGGTTATCCTGAAAAAGCCTGATTTCTAACACGGGATTCGGGACCTTGAGCTGGCGTTTCACAAAGAAAACAAAACAAACAATGCTGAAGAGGATCAGGATAATCCCGAGAATATCGGGTAAAATGCTCGAACCATAGATAAGCGCAATCAGGGTAACGGCGAAGATCATACTGCCTGGAATATCCAGTTTATCATTTTTGGCATCGGCCCAATCGCTCTTGACATATGTAATCGTTAAAACCGTGATCAGGACCCCCAAAGGAACCAATACCAAAAAAATGCTTCTCCAGCCCCAATACTCGGTTAAGAATCCGCCTAGAAAAGGCCCGACAGCAAGTCCTACATATATGGCTGAAACATTAAAGCCCAGGGCTTTGCCGCGTTCCTGTGGTGGAAAGACCGAGGTGATCAGCGCCATTCCCGCAGTTGCGATCATCGATGCACTAATTCCCTGCAGGACTCTCATCACGATTAATAGTTCAATATTTGGGACAAAACCTGAGATTAACGTAAATGCAGTAAATGAAATTATCCCCCATTTATAAAGCCTGGTCCGGCCAAGGATGTCGGCGAGTTTGCCGATAGGAAGAAGAAACACAGCCGAAGACAACAGGAAAGATGTCGCAATCCAGCTTAAAACGACAGCATCTGCTGCAAATTCCTTTTGAATTGCAGGCAGCGCGATATTGATCGATGAAATCATAAATGGAGTCAGAAAAGAACCTGCGGTTGCCATAAACAAAAGGGTGCGCTTAACCGTTTTGCTGTCATCGTGGGTGTGGTCATGACGTTCGTTCATAAATACTCCTTTTTGGTACATTTTTTGACCCTTGTTCCTTTTATTAAAACAAAAACACAAGTCCTAAATTATTATAAATGATTGTTTCTAAATCGTAAATTAATGTTTTGATGTATAAATTTTACATTTTAACGACATCCTATTAATAATTAACTTTTTAAGGAGGTTGTACATGAATATCTGGCAGAAGATTGCCCTTGCAATTATTATCATCGGGGCCATTAACTGGGGAATGATTGGCTTTTTCCAATTTGATCTTGTCAATGCCCTCCTCGGGGGGATCAGTCCGCTCCCTCCGAGAATCGTCTATGCGCTGGTCGGACTCAGCGGCCTGTATTGCATCACACTCTTATTCGTACCGAATCGCGAATATGAGAGAGAAGGACGGATCCAGCATAATCCTTAACGAGTCGGCAAAATTACTTAATAAGTCCGACAGGAAAAAGGAACCGAGTATCTCGGTTCCTTTTTCCTGTCGGGTTTTAGTCTGCATTTACAATGGTGACAGGACATAGGTGTACAGTCTTTTATTCAGCAGGTTGTCGGGCGGGAATTTTTTGGTATTTTTCCCTTGATTCTTTGTAATACCTGTTAAGTTTCCTAAGATTAACCGTCCACAGGTAAATGATATACGGTAAAAACAGCGTAAGCAGAATCGGAATTTCCGACATCAGAATAAAGTCAAAAAAACCGTGAAGCAGGATAGGAACATATAAGGATTTTCTGAGGTAAGCTCTTTCAAGATGAGGATGATTGGAGAACTTTGCCAGGGAAAGGTAGTATCCCATCGTCACACCAAGCAGCACGTGGGTCGGCACTGAGAATATTCCTCTGGAAAGGCCTACATACGGGTTGGCTGAAAAGTTTACAAGGACATACATGATGTTCTCGACTGTTGCGAAGCCAAGCGCGGCAAATACGGCATAGACAATTCCGTCTAGTTTTTCATCAAACGCCGGATTCCGATAGACTGTCCGCAGGACGACTGCCCTTTTGAAAAATTCTTCGGTCAATCCCGCAACGACAAAGGCATTGAAAAAAGCTGCCGCTACCCCGGTAAAGATGTTCACGGATGTCAGAAATTTTTCAAACAGCACGATCGGGATGACTGCCAGCGCTCCCAGGATAAAAACTTTTATAAGAAGATACAAAGGCTCTTTATCGAAACGGTCGGTATAATAGACTGCCAGGGCTAGAGCAATGACCGGAGTAAGTGCAATTACCAATATTCGCAGATCTAATAGCAAAAAGACCACATCCTTTTTTGTAAGTTTATCTCCTGTGAAGTACATCTTCAACATGTAAGCAGCCTGAATATGTTAAATTTTATTATTTGCAGCCGGAGCATTAAACATTCCTTATAAATTTTCTCATTTTCCCACATTTTTGATTATTTTACCCTTAACAAATTATTTTTCTTATGTTATACTGTTAAAGCTTATGGGTTACCAAACATGCCGATGTGGCTCAGGGGTAGAGCAGCTCACTCGTAATGAGCAGGTCGTCGGTTCGATTCCGACCATCGGCTCCACAAGAAACATAGACACCGCAAGGGTTTGCGGTGTCTTTTGCTTTTATATTTTCTTCTGCAATCACTTAACTTCTGCAACTCTTCTGCAACGTAATTATTTTTTCGTTTTTTTCATCCTTTGGCGGCTTCTTCTTCCTTAGATGGCCGTCAATTTTTGTTGCTGCCTGTTCTTTGAGTTTTCTCCGAACCCGGGTATATATTTTTGTTGTTCGGATATCTGTATGGCCTAAAATTTCTTGAATAACTCTGAGATCTTCGCCGTCTTCCAAAAGTATTGTAGCGTAAGTATGCCGAAGGGCATAAAGCTTAACAGGGGGGATTTCGCATCTTTTTAAACAAGCTTGGAACGATCGGTAAAAGTTCCGGTAATCAACTGACTCTCCTGTTGGAGTTGCAAAGACATAACCTTGATTGTTGTATTGGTCTCCGGCAAGGAGCCTTTCTTTGATCTGTTTGATCCGATGTAGCCTCAATGCAGCGGCTACTCTTTTGGCTAATACAAGAGTTCTTTTACTCTTTTTAGTCTTAGCTTCTTGGCTTATAACCTTTGTCTTCCTTTCATCATCCGGATCTTCATTTAGTACTCTTTCCCGCGTCTCCTCTATACTAATGGTCCTGTCTTTAATATCAACCAGTGGCCATTTTAAAGCTATCATTTCCCCTGGGCGCATTCCGGATCCTATAAGGAGAATAAAGCCGGCATAATAGCGATAGTTCATAATCTCTGTCAAAAATTTACTCATCTCGTCATCAGTTAATGTCTGGGTTTCTTCAGAATCTAGCGAAGGTACATCAATACCGTCAGCAGGATTAGAAGAAATCTTTTTGAGTTTTTTAGCCTTTTCGAGAATACTGTGGATTATTCGATGAGCCTTAATGATCGTGGCCGAAGATAAGTATATTTTTAGCTTTTGGGTACTGACTTGATGAAAGTCGGCTATTTTTTGGATTGAGTAGACATCTGGAATTTCCAAATTCTTTTCCCAAGAAAGATATACGTCTAAATCAATTTTAATAGCTTTGGATATATCTTCTTCGCTTAAATCTTTTTCGTTTCGTAACGTTCTTAGTATCTTGCCAATCCTTTTATCTTTGCGAGGAGCCTTTTCCATGTTATTTATCATCAACTGAATTAAGCATGGATCCTGCTCGAGCTCATATAAAGTGTAATCACCTAATGCTGGGAAAATATGATTGCGAAGTTCAGTCTCATATCCACGCCAGGTTGTATCTTTAATTTTTGAATAATTCTTTTTCCAAGTTGTCGTCCAGTCCCGTAGAGTAATTTTAGAAGGATGAATATATTTATTCTTATTCACTTTATCAAGTGCTTCGGTAATTTTATCTGCAACTTCTTTTCTGGTTTTTCCTGTAAATGTAGGCCGATAGGGTTTCCCTGTATTAGGGTTTTTCCCAGGGAGGGTAATTTGTCCTTTATATCCGTATTCATAGGCCCAGATCGTACCCTCGTTGTTGCCCCTTTTTCTCTTTTTCTTTTTCTTTTCAATGTCAGTCATGGAATACGCCTCCTTGTTAAATACAGCTTATATTTTTCCTCTGAATTCAACTACTTTCCCCAATATCATTACTGGGAGAGTCTCAATTTCTTTGTTTGAATAAAACTTTGTAGGATATGCCGTATTCCATGCCTGGAGAGTTATACCTGTTTCAGCCTTGTGTATTTGTTTAACGGTAGCTGACTCTCCGTTGATTAAAACAATCCCGATATCTCCGCTATCAATATCAGGTTGTTTTTTTATAATGAGAATATCGCCCTTCTTAATTCGGGGCTCCATT
The window above is part of the Dehalobacter sp. genome. Proteins encoded here:
- the nadE gene encoding NAD(+) synthase codes for the protein MWSTEEILERQKQVVEWLREKNTEANTKGLVCGISGGVDSAVVAALCKKAFPDYCLGVIMPCQSNPADREDAYLIAETLGMEVIEIDLGEAHAAIYDQMKTALKANQTPLNIQQAGQGNLKARLRMSTLYTVANIREYLVVGTDNAPESYTGYFTKYGDGGVDLLPISSLTKTEVRAWARALGLPEKIASRTPTAGLWQGQTDEGEMGFSYDLIDKYLLGEKIPDDVVAKIERLHKMSEHKRQLPPTIELEKPERLD
- a CDS encoding M15 family metallopeptidase; the encoded protein is MKNKLIFSLLVILFGIFFISGCIQMSIPDASPDSQGSQTSAENVPIDTFMLRIGAASKEAINYHDVASIAVLVNKQNQLPSDYVPPDLVEVNISFTFEEKAEKRMLRQEAAAKLEELFSAAKENGVILYGVSGYRSYQTQQDLFASFTRRYGTEEKANQISARPGESEHQTGLAMDVSCQSVNFGLEETFGDTDEYVWLKDNAHRFGFIIRYPKGKEYLTEYTYEPWHLRYIGQDLATKLYEQHLTYEEYLFFKI
- the murC gene encoding UDP-N-acetylmuramate--L-alanine ligase, whose protein sequence is MSALAQITPLIEDAVITGSDVPQRFFTDVVLEKAGIEVLNFDPENVVGADLVVTSAAYCDSHPEISRAKELNIPVLTYPQFLSKLMSKKKGVCVTGTHGKTTTTAMAGKILLDAGLDPTIVVGSDVPCIGGNAHAGQGELFLAESCEYRRHFLNYSPEHLIITNMELDHPDYFKDLDDVVCAFSELACKLPAEGNLIIWHDDPNIDRIKTRATVTTFGFSADADVSAANVVFDNDGSCFDVMMNKKNIGKLHLTVSGKHNILDALAAIALTSRLGISLDTVLQALSGFNGTKRRFERLGTKHGAVIVDDYAHHPTEIQTTLDGARLSYPDRRIRAVFQPHTFSRTEKLFYEFSQAFQDADEVLLAEIFSSAREKKAGVNPISSAKLADLMKEKGITTRYFPTLDEISSYLDQTLEEGDLVITLGAGDIYKVGQNLVS
- a CDS encoding MFS transporter — protein: MNERHDHTHDDSKTVKRTLLFMATAGSFLTPFMISSINIALPAIQKEFAADAVVLSWIATSFLLSSAVFLLPIGKLADILGRTRLYKWGIISFTAFTLISGFVPNIELLIVMRVLQGISASMIATAGMALITSVFPPQERGKALGFNVSAIYVGLAVGPFLGGFLTEYWGWRSIFLVLVPLGVLITVLTITYVKSDWADAKNDKLDIPGSMIFAVTLIALIYGSSILPDILGIILILFSIVCFVFFVKRQLKVPNPVLEIRLFQDNRVFAFSNVAALINYAGSYSVTFLLSLYLQYVQGMSSEHAGIILIIQPIIQSLISPLAGRISDKKEPANIASLGMAGTAAGLFLLSFIGPHTSLFLIIAALMVLGIGFALFSSPNTNAVMSSVDKHYYGIASASVSVMRVLGQMLSMATATLLISIFVGKNQITPENYPQFIQSIRLAFLISACLCAVGIFFSFSRGKIHVNNNQA
- a CDS encoding DUF378 domain-containing protein, which gives rise to MNIWQKIALAIIIIGAINWGMIGFFQFDLVNALLGGISPLPPRIVYALVGLSGLYCITLLFVPNREYEREGRIQHNP
- a CDS encoding PrsW family glutamic-type intramembrane protease, translating into MLLDLRILVIALTPVIALALAVYYTDRFDKEPLYLLIKVFILGALAVIPIVLFEKFLTSVNIFTGVAAAFFNAFVVAGLTEEFFKRAVVLRTVYRNPAFDEKLDGIVYAVFAALGFATVENIMYVLVNFSANPYVGLSRGIFSVPTHVLLGVTMGYYLSLAKFSNHPHLERAYLRKSLYVPILLHGFFDFILMSEIPILLTLFLPYIIYLWTVNLRKLNRYYKESREKYQKIPARQPAE